The Achromobacter deleyi genome has a window encoding:
- a CDS encoding tyrosine-type recombinase/integrase translates to MAYISQRGAYWRAEIRRRGFKPAYRTFDTRQLAQQWARRTESEMDAGVYVDRSQAERTTLKEALERYRLEVLPGKKSPKQESGRIDRWLRTDLAHRSLANLRGADFARYRDTRRADGRAENTIRLELQLVSHLYETARKEWDMEGLLNPLRNIRKPSGSAARERRLQDGEYEAIRGYLGSSGNVYALPAFDLAIETSLRQGMLFAIQWEWVDLNARLIRIPAAWRRAGNKGVPAAIPLSRIACQVISCMATGRASPATGPILDTTPNAIRCLWARALKALEIGNLRWHDLRHEAASRFFEKGLHPMEVASITGHKSMQMLKRYTHLRAEDLVAKLDQQRHR, encoded by the coding sequence ATGGCATACATCAGTCAAAGAGGCGCGTATTGGCGCGCCGAAATCCGTCGGCGAGGGTTCAAGCCCGCCTATCGAACTTTCGATACACGCCAACTCGCCCAGCAGTGGGCCCGGCGCACCGAGTCTGAGATGGACGCCGGCGTCTACGTAGATCGCAGCCAAGCGGAGCGAACCACCCTCAAGGAGGCGCTGGAACGCTATCGGCTTGAAGTGCTGCCTGGCAAGAAATCCCCTAAGCAAGAGTCAGGACGCATCGATAGGTGGCTGCGCACAGACCTGGCACACCGCAGCCTTGCGAATCTACGCGGTGCCGACTTTGCGCGCTACCGTGACACCCGACGAGCAGATGGCCGGGCAGAAAATACGATCCGTTTGGAGCTGCAGCTTGTCAGCCATCTCTACGAGACCGCCCGCAAAGAGTGGGACATGGAGGGATTGCTTAATCCGCTGCGGAACATTCGGAAGCCAAGCGGCAGTGCTGCGCGAGAGCGACGCCTTCAAGACGGAGAGTACGAGGCCATCCGCGGCTATCTGGGCTCGTCAGGCAACGTCTATGCGTTGCCGGCGTTCGACCTGGCGATCGAGACGTCTCTGCGCCAGGGCATGCTCTTCGCGATTCAGTGGGAGTGGGTGGACCTCAATGCCCGTCTTATTAGGATTCCCGCTGCTTGGCGCCGAGCGGGCAACAAGGGTGTGCCTGCTGCCATCCCATTGTCCAGGATCGCGTGCCAAGTCATTTCCTGCATGGCAACAGGCAGGGCGTCGCCGGCAACTGGTCCAATCCTTGATACAACACCCAACGCCATCCGCTGCCTCTGGGCGAGGGCGCTAAAGGCCTTGGAAATCGGCAATCTGCGCTGGCACGACCTCAGGCATGAGGCGGCATCCCGTTTTTTCGAGAAAGGGTTACACCCGATGGAGGTGGCCAGCATCACTGGCCACAAGAGCATGCAAATGCTCAAGCGCTATACCCATCTTCGCGCTGAGGATTTGGTCGCGAAGCTGGACCAGCAGCGCCACAGGTGA
- a CDS encoding methionine ABC transporter ATP-binding protein, whose amino-acid sequence MIHIENLSKTYATPHGEFQALRGINLHIEQGEVFGIIGPSGAGKSTLVQCINLLERPNEGTIAIGGQALTGLNEAQLRGQRRRIGMVFQGFNLLSRRTVYGNVALPLEIAGVPKAEIPARVERLLALVGLEHLRDRYPSQISGGQKQRVGIARALANKPDVLLSDEATSALDPETTHNILALLRDINRKTGVTVVMITHQMEVVREVCDRVAVLSQGEVVEIGSTREVFAQPRHEVTRGMVSAATASDLTDATLAAVKERIETLAAAKPGQAVRLLRLSLTGTDASGAFLSDLSRQFSLDVGLVQARVEDIQGVAVGTMFVLAQGAPAAVKDAIAYLTARDITVEEIAHESATDRSAYYVAA is encoded by the coding sequence ATGATTCACATCGAGAACCTATCCAAGACCTATGCCACGCCGCATGGAGAATTCCAGGCGCTGCGAGGCATCAACCTGCACATCGAGCAGGGCGAGGTCTTCGGCATCATCGGCCCCAGCGGGGCCGGTAAAAGCACGCTGGTCCAGTGCATAAATCTGCTGGAACGTCCCAACGAAGGCACTATCGCCATTGGCGGCCAGGCCTTGACCGGCCTGAACGAAGCGCAGTTGCGCGGGCAGCGCCGTCGCATCGGCATGGTGTTCCAGGGCTTCAACCTGCTGTCGCGCCGCACGGTGTACGGCAACGTCGCCTTGCCGCTGGAAATCGCGGGCGTGCCGAAAGCCGAGATCCCGGCGCGCGTGGAGCGCCTGCTGGCGCTGGTGGGCCTGGAGCACCTGCGCGACCGTTATCCCAGCCAGATCAGCGGCGGCCAGAAGCAGCGCGTGGGCATCGCGCGTGCCCTGGCCAACAAGCCGGATGTCCTGCTCAGCGACGAAGCCACGTCCGCGCTGGATCCGGAAACCACCCACAACATCCTGGCCTTGCTGCGCGACATCAATCGCAAGACCGGCGTGACCGTGGTCATGATCACCCACCAGATGGAAGTCGTGCGCGAAGTCTGCGACCGCGTCGCCGTGCTGTCGCAGGGCGAAGTGGTTGAAATCGGCAGCACGCGCGAAGTGTTCGCGCAGCCGCGCCACGAAGTGACCCGCGGCATGGTGTCGGCGGCCACCGCGTCCGACCTGACCGACGCCACGCTGGCCGCCGTAAAAGAGCGCATCGAAACGCTGGCCGCCGCCAAGCCGGGCCAGGCCGTGCGCCTGCTGCGCCTGTCGCTGACCGGCACGGACGCGTCGGGCGCATTCCTGTCCGACCTGTCCAGGCAGTTTTCCCTGGACGTGGGCCTGGTGCAGGCCCGCGTCGAAGATATCCAGGGCGTGGCCGTGGGCACGATGTTCGTGCTGGCCCAAGGCGCGCCCGCCGCGGTCAAGGACGCGATTGCCTACCTGACCGCCCGTGACATTACCGTTGAAGAAATAGCTCATGAGTCCGCAACTGATCGATCTGCTTATTACGTCGCTGCTTGA
- a CDS encoding MetQ/NlpA family ABC transporter substrate-binding protein: MSIKVLKSLAAFALGAAVFTQPALAQDKPLKIGVTAGPHAQIFDVVKAEAAKQGLNIQVIEFTDYVQPNVALASGDLDVNSYQHQPYLDNANADRGYKLVSIAKTVIFPIGIYSKKIKSLSELKEGARIALPNDPTNGGRALLLLQANGLIKLRPEAGLKATPIDVIENPKKLRFIELDAAQLPRSLDDTDASAVNTNFALEAGLNPAKDAIAQESPDSPYANVLVVREKDKGRPEFAKLISIYHSPAVKQFIETKYKGAVVAAW, encoded by the coding sequence ATGAGCATCAAGGTTTTGAAGTCGCTGGCCGCGTTCGCCCTGGGCGCCGCCGTTTTCACCCAGCCCGCGCTGGCTCAGGACAAGCCGCTGAAGATCGGCGTCACCGCCGGCCCGCACGCCCAGATCTTTGATGTGGTCAAGGCTGAAGCCGCCAAGCAGGGCCTGAACATCCAGGTCATCGAATTCACCGACTACGTGCAGCCCAACGTGGCGCTGGCCTCGGGCGACCTGGACGTCAACAGCTACCAGCACCAGCCCTACCTGGACAACGCCAACGCCGACCGCGGCTACAAGCTGGTCAGCATTGCCAAGACCGTGATCTTCCCGATCGGGATCTACAGCAAGAAGATCAAGTCCTTGTCGGAGCTGAAGGAAGGCGCCCGCATCGCGCTGCCGAACGACCCGACCAACGGCGGCCGCGCCCTCTTGCTGCTGCAAGCCAACGGCCTGATCAAGCTGCGTCCGGAAGCCGGCCTGAAGGCTACGCCGATCGACGTGATCGAGAACCCGAAGAAGCTGCGCTTCATCGAGCTGGACGCCGCCCAGTTGCCGCGTTCGCTGGACGACACCGATGCCTCGGCCGTGAACACCAACTTCGCGCTGGAAGCCGGCCTGAATCCCGCGAAGGACGCGATCGCGCAGGAATCGCCGGATTCGCCGTACGCCAACGTGCTGGTGGTGCGTGAAAAGGACAAGGGCCGTCCCGAGTTCGCCAAGCTGATCAGCATCTATCACAGCCCGGCCGTGAAGCAGTTCATCGAGACCAAGTACAAGGGCGCCGTGGTGGCTGCCTGGTAA
- the mnmD gene encoding tRNA (5-methylaminomethyl-2-thiouridine)(34)-methyltransferase MnmD, producing the protein MSATYLPLTPAVVDYDADGRLFSAAYGDVYHSPSGALGQAEHVFLRGNGLPERWRGRASFTVCETGFGLGLNFLALWKAWRDDPQRPATLHVVAMEGYPFSREDLSALLARYATEPLAELARRLAAQWPALLPGLHRLEFENGAVTLTLGFGDAQVLAPRLSARVDAFFLDGFAPEHNPRMWALPLLRDLAALAAPGATVATWACTGELRRTLQEAGFDVRRAPGYGGKWHMTVGAASAEGRKAVVASRVGQAHAVVVGAGLAGAGIAQALAGRGWRVTVLDAGRAHGEPTHAGHLAAALTPVVARDDNARARLSRAGSERALARWQGLAGGAAPRVCGTVQVERDAGRSAALADTLDALAFPADWVRQVDRDEASALAGLPLARGGVFFAQGMLVQPGRLIEALLTTAGVTLLPGQAARVTRAGQGWSVQDASGAELAQADTVILANAAGARAVLSDSGLLDPLPRVAQMHALAGEVTLVPAAALAGGPRCIVGGEGYLLPDVGAGCVVGSTYVHDATEARIGAEGQRVTLGKAAGLLSGHFPDFDALVPGSLPGWAGWRAVLPGRLPAVGELPHAPGLWLAVGYASRGLSWSALMGDVIAARLMGEPSPLESDLAQLISPR; encoded by the coding sequence ATGTCTGCGACTTACCTTCCTCTGACCCCTGCCGTGGTTGATTACGATGCCGACGGCAGGCTGTTCAGCGCCGCCTACGGCGACGTCTATCACTCGCCGTCCGGGGCGTTGGGGCAAGCAGAGCACGTATTTCTGCGGGGCAACGGCCTGCCCGAACGCTGGCGCGGACGCGCCTCGTTCACCGTTTGCGAAACAGGGTTTGGCCTGGGGCTGAATTTCCTGGCGTTGTGGAAAGCCTGGCGGGATGACCCGCAGCGGCCCGCGACGCTGCATGTCGTGGCCATGGAAGGGTATCCGTTCTCTCGCGAGGACCTGTCCGCGCTGCTGGCGCGTTACGCGACCGAGCCGCTGGCCGAGCTGGCGCGGCGCCTCGCTGCGCAGTGGCCGGCCCTGTTGCCCGGCCTGCATCGGCTGGAATTCGAGAACGGCGCGGTCACCCTGACGCTGGGTTTTGGTGATGCGCAGGTCCTGGCGCCCCGGCTGAGCGCGCGCGTCGACGCTTTTTTCCTGGATGGCTTTGCGCCCGAGCACAATCCGCGGATGTGGGCCTTGCCCCTGTTGCGCGATCTGGCCGCATTGGCGGCGCCGGGCGCAACCGTTGCCACCTGGGCGTGCACCGGAGAGTTGCGCCGGACCCTGCAGGAGGCGGGATTCGACGTGCGGCGCGCTCCCGGATACGGGGGCAAATGGCATATGACGGTAGGGGCGGCCAGCGCGGAAGGCCGCAAGGCCGTGGTCGCCTCGCGTGTGGGCCAGGCCCATGCCGTGGTGGTGGGGGCGGGGTTGGCGGGTGCGGGCATTGCGCAGGCGCTGGCCGGCCGTGGCTGGCGTGTCACCGTGCTGGACGCGGGCCGCGCCCATGGCGAGCCCACCCATGCGGGCCACCTGGCCGCGGCGCTGACGCCCGTGGTGGCGCGCGACGACAATGCGCGCGCACGGCTGTCGCGGGCGGGCAGCGAGCGGGCGCTGGCCCGCTGGCAAGGCCTGGCCGGGGGCGCGGCGCCCCGGGTGTGCGGCACGGTTCAGGTGGAGCGCGACGCGGGCCGTTCGGCGGCGCTGGCCGACACGCTGGATGCGCTGGCGTTTCCGGCCGACTGGGTGCGTCAGGTGGACAGGGACGAGGCCAGCGCATTGGCGGGCCTGCCGCTGGCGCGCGGCGGCGTTTTCTTTGCGCAGGGCATGCTGGTGCAGCCTGGGCGGTTGATCGAAGCCCTGCTGACGACGGCAGGCGTGACGCTACTGCCTGGCCAGGCGGCGCGCGTGACGCGGGCGGGGCAGGGCTGGAGCGTGCAGGATGCCTCCGGCGCCGAACTGGCCCAGGCGGACACCGTGATCCTCGCCAACGCGGCCGGCGCGCGCGCGGTGCTGTCGGACAGCGGGCTGCTTGACCCCTTGCCGCGGGTGGCGCAGATGCACGCGCTGGCCGGCGAAGTCACGCTGGTTCCCGCGGCGGCCCTGGCGGGCGGTCCGCGTTGCATCGTGGGCGGCGAAGGCTATCTGCTGCCGGATGTGGGCGCGGGCTGCGTGGTCGGCAGCACCTATGTGCACGACGCGACCGAAGCGCGGATCGGCGCCGAAGGCCAGCGTGTCACGCTGGGCAAGGCGGCCGGGCTACTGAGCGGTCACTTCCCGGACTTCGACGCCTTGGTTCCGGGCAGCCTGCCCGGCTGGGCGGGGTGGCGCGCCGTCCTGCCGGGCCGCTTGCCGGCCGTGGGCGAGTTGCCGCATGCGCCCGGGCTGTGGCTGGCCGTGGGATATGCCTCTCGCGGGCTGTCGTGGTCGGCCCTGATGGGCGATGTGATCGCGGCGCGACTCATGGGCGAGCCGTCGCCGCTGGAAAGCGATCTGGCCCAACTTATTTCCCCACGGTGA
- a CDS encoding glycoside hydrolase family 31 protein, whose product MPPKFDFAHTTQLENIELLTSRPSRIDFDAGDGLHLVVEAHAPGVFRLRCGEANHFNDDKPGARVRAVAEMLLARQEAVSEAALAPREGGDGWRITQGDVALEIQTSPVRVALYRNDERVLESEVSVHTPAFGHNALDQADDAVWTAGFTLQADERVFGLGETPGDLNRREESVVSDDPEHRALPLAWSPRGWGVYVNTIRRVEHSVGVAPADSAYVLTLDDAVLDLFLFAGEPAEILNQYTALTGRAGQPVLWAMGAWLQQAAGEMPTQTVALVARMRENQIPVDAVTLAQPAAWGFQADKTVFEWDAQRFPDAKQMLALFHKHNVHVAASGFPGVLKTSPLFEELEDRGWLLAKEDGSAQVFDGNAATSGQPYGLLDLTYRDIYNLWVERHRQLVEDGLDAPACDAQIAIPDGVTARNGETGPALRTMYPLLVRRALFDAVAGLKVPPEGVVPSSDLFPAAQRLPWQVGPQAENTWEGLRHTLRTSLSIGSSGVPVQVHGIGSVSRDRSGMTSELYLRWLTVGVFSANFSFQGVEGLMPWDFGDETLAQARTWMQWRYRLVPYVLGAIEDSARTGLPVQRSMALSFPNDPHAHEWDLQYLLGPALLVAPVTEPGNQVRVYLPKGEAWWDLNTGHRYEGGTTWTIDCELGQFPVFGREGHMLCLGPAAQHTGEFNSARILDEVWMFGMPVHNPVVMRNKIRVMQMQGSSYIKGLEGLRISPSEGLEVKRRGAEVRISRAR is encoded by the coding sequence GTGCCGCCCAAGTTCGACTTTGCCCATACTACCCAGCTCGAGAACATCGAGCTGCTGACGTCCCGCCCCAGTCGCATCGATTTCGACGCGGGCGATGGGTTGCACCTGGTAGTCGAGGCGCATGCGCCTGGTGTTTTTCGCCTGCGCTGCGGCGAGGCGAATCACTTCAATGATGACAAGCCCGGCGCGCGCGTGCGCGCCGTGGCCGAGATGCTGCTCGCGCGCCAAGAGGCCGTGAGCGAGGCCGCTCTTGCGCCGCGCGAAGGCGGGGATGGCTGGCGGATCACCCAGGGCGATGTTGCCCTGGAGATTCAAACCAGCCCCGTGCGCGTGGCGTTGTACCGCAATGACGAGCGCGTGCTCGAGTCCGAGGTTTCCGTGCATACGCCCGCATTCGGGCACAACGCGCTGGACCAGGCCGACGACGCTGTCTGGACGGCGGGTTTCACCCTGCAGGCCGACGAGCGTGTCTTCGGCCTGGGCGAAACACCGGGCGACCTGAACCGCCGCGAGGAATCCGTCGTTTCCGACGATCCCGAGCATCGCGCCCTGCCGCTGGCATGGAGCCCGCGCGGTTGGGGCGTCTACGTCAACACGATACGTCGCGTCGAGCATTCGGTGGGTGTCGCGCCCGCGGATTCGGCCTATGTGCTGACCCTGGACGACGCCGTCCTGGATCTGTTCCTGTTCGCCGGCGAACCCGCTGAAATCCTGAACCAGTACACCGCGCTGACCGGCCGTGCCGGGCAGCCCGTGTTGTGGGCGATGGGTGCGTGGCTGCAGCAGGCCGCGGGCGAGATGCCGACGCAGACGGTGGCCTTGGTGGCCCGCATGCGCGAAAACCAGATTCCGGTGGACGCCGTGACGCTGGCGCAGCCGGCGGCTTGGGGTTTCCAGGCGGACAAGACGGTTTTCGAATGGGATGCCCAGCGCTTTCCCGACGCCAAGCAGATGCTGGCGCTGTTCCATAAGCACAACGTGCATGTCGCGGCCTCCGGTTTTCCGGGCGTGCTCAAGACCAGCCCGCTGTTCGAGGAACTGGAAGACCGCGGTTGGCTGCTGGCCAAGGAAGATGGGTCCGCCCAGGTGTTCGACGGCAATGCCGCCACCTCCGGGCAGCCCTACGGCCTGCTGGACCTGACCTATCGCGACATCTACAACCTCTGGGTGGAACGCCACCGCCAACTGGTGGAAGACGGCCTGGACGCGCCTGCCTGCGACGCCCAGATCGCCATCCCCGACGGCGTGACGGCCCGCAATGGCGAAACCGGCCCCGCGCTGCGCACCATGTATCCCCTGCTGGTGCGCCGCGCGCTGTTCGATGCGGTCGCCGGCCTGAAGGTGCCGCCCGAAGGCGTGGTGCCCAGTTCCGATCTGTTCCCCGCCGCGCAGCGACTGCCGTGGCAGGTGGGGCCGCAGGCTGAAAACACCTGGGAGGGCTTGCGCCACACCTTGCGCACGTCCCTGTCGATCGGGTCTAGCGGAGTGCCGGTACAGGTGCACGGCATCGGTTCGGTTTCGCGCGACCGTTCTGGCATGACGTCCGAGCTGTACCTGCGCTGGCTGACCGTCGGCGTGTTTTCGGCCAATTTTTCCTTCCAGGGCGTGGAAGGCCTGATGCCTTGGGACTTCGGCGACGAAACCCTGGCCCAGGCCAGGACCTGGATGCAGTGGCGCTATCGCCTGGTGCCTTATGTGCTGGGCGCCATCGAGGACTCGGCGCGTACCGGCTTGCCGGTGCAGCGCTCCATGGCCCTGTCGTTCCCGAACGATCCGCATGCCCATGAATGGGACCTGCAATACCTGCTGGGCCCGGCCCTGCTGGTGGCGCCGGTGACCGAACCCGGCAACCAGGTGCGCGTGTACCTGCCCAAGGGCGAGGCCTGGTGGGACCTGAACACGGGTCATCGCTATGAAGGCGGCACCACCTGGACGATCGATTGCGAACTGGGCCAGTTCCCGGTTTTCGGCCGCGAAGGGCACATGCTCTGTCTGGGGCCTGCCGCGCAGCATACGGGCGAGTTCAACTCGGCCCGTATCCTGGACGAGGTCTGGATGTTCGGCATGCCGGTGCATAACCCGGTCGTCATGCGCAACAAGATCCGCGTGATGCAGATGCAGGGCTCGAGCTATATCAAGGGTCTGGAAGGGCTGCGCATTTCGCCGTCCGAAGGGCTTGAGGTCAAGCGCCGTGGAGCGGAAGTCCGCATCTCCCGCGCACGCTGA
- a CDS encoding protein kinase family protein, with product MNADPSSGNEPVEFNDVQDVAEVPKADALVGVTIAGRWKLEEKFHEGKQESGGNFGVGYSALDLQDQIRRFVKVVDFRSRLRNTSQLRQLLSAAEFEVTMQKACIRMSKVVRMVGYGDLAFRTPGSQDPYNYLYLVLERGDGDIKSHVDFRPDRSAYWKLWVLREVALGIEQMERAHLAHNDIKPSNVIRFPSSGTTHNIKLGDVGRAVTKSGKGPFDSLHWAGDPRHMPLEVLYGWQESEWQNRRTSADAYMLGNLACFLFSGSSITERVTNSLPPEYRYDGFSGAYRDLRDIVRHARNNVLEGQVVATFPTEVREELGEIVRWLTEPDPCMRGEPRARRAGTVGIDRIRARLERLAQRTLLHERAMAQAK from the coding sequence ATGAATGCCGATCCAAGTAGCGGTAACGAACCCGTCGAATTTAACGATGTTCAGGACGTTGCCGAAGTGCCTAAGGCTGACGCATTGGTCGGAGTGACCATCGCGGGACGCTGGAAGCTAGAAGAAAAATTTCACGAAGGTAAGCAAGAAAGTGGGGGAAACTTCGGAGTTGGCTACTCCGCCCTTGATCTGCAGGATCAGATCCGTCGGTTTGTGAAGGTCGTCGACTTTCGCAGTCGGCTGAGAAATACGAGTCAGCTGCGTCAGCTCCTTTCTGCGGCCGAGTTCGAGGTCACGATGCAGAAGGCATGTATTAGGATGTCCAAAGTGGTCCGTATGGTGGGCTACGGGGATCTAGCCTTTCGAACGCCCGGAAGCCAAGACCCCTACAACTATCTGTACCTTGTTCTAGAGCGTGGCGATGGTGATATTAAAAGTCATGTTGATTTCCGCCCGGATCGCAGCGCGTATTGGAAGCTTTGGGTGCTCCGGGAAGTGGCGCTTGGGATAGAGCAAATGGAGCGAGCGCATCTCGCGCACAACGACATCAAGCCTTCAAATGTCATTCGCTTTCCGAGCAGCGGGACAACACATAACATCAAGCTTGGAGACGTGGGGCGCGCGGTCACGAAATCGGGCAAAGGCCCGTTCGATTCGCTCCATTGGGCAGGTGATCCACGCCACATGCCACTTGAAGTGCTTTACGGATGGCAGGAGTCGGAATGGCAAAACCGTAGGACATCAGCAGACGCCTACATGCTAGGCAACCTCGCGTGCTTCCTATTCTCGGGATCGTCAATTACTGAACGCGTCACTAACTCACTACCGCCAGAGTACCGATATGACGGATTTTCCGGTGCCTATCGAGATTTGAGAGACATCGTACGACACGCACGCAACAATGTGCTGGAAGGTCAGGTTGTAGCGACCTTTCCCACCGAGGTACGGGAGGAGTTGGGGGAGATCGTTCGTTGGCTTACGGAGCCAGATCCATGTATGCGGGGCGAACCACGCGCGCGGCGGGCAGGCACGGTCGGTATCGACCGAATCCGGGCTCGTTTAGAGCGGCTAGCTCAGCGAACCCTTCTGCATGAACGCGCTATGGCGCAAGCAAAATGA
- a CDS encoding helix-turn-helix domain-containing protein, whose product MTFIGSNLRTARLFHGYSQQELGEHVGCSKQFISRVESGVDVPTPALTTKFCETLAVLPEFFAAADPMPIVDEQCHFRKQLTTKVALHQAARARGEFLKRMVNVMEENLELPPYDFEEASNTSADAIEEAADHARTHWGLGFGPIQNVTRVAENAGAVVMPIGGLAAEIDAISFATRRPVIAMNMDSRSACRARFGVAHEMGHFCLHIGVQTGDRATESQANRFASAFLMPRRYFIQECRAALRGSRLSWQALADIKLRWGVSKAAILYRGRQLGAFSEDQYRSGVIGLTRRGEAKAEVEDEQIPMERPELIADSMQVLREAFGISFGSLAKAMSVQTQLLMDLLAARFDPVEMAKMGGGNVVSLTAARDERSRGAMLDLAF is encoded by the coding sequence ATGACGTTTATTGGTTCAAACCTTCGTACGGCTCGCCTGTTTCATGGCTATTCCCAGCAGGAGCTGGGCGAGCACGTGGGATGCTCAAAGCAGTTCATTAGTCGCGTGGAGTCTGGCGTCGATGTGCCGACTCCTGCCCTGACCACGAAATTCTGCGAAACCTTGGCGGTTTTGCCAGAATTTTTTGCGGCTGCGGATCCTATGCCGATCGTTGACGAACAGTGTCATTTCCGTAAGCAGTTGACGACCAAAGTGGCCCTGCATCAGGCGGCCCGTGCGCGGGGGGAGTTTTTGAAGCGCATGGTGAATGTGATGGAGGAGAACTTGGAGTTGCCCCCTTACGATTTTGAGGAGGCGAGCAACACTTCTGCCGATGCGATTGAAGAGGCTGCCGACCATGCCCGCACGCACTGGGGCTTGGGGTTCGGGCCTATCCAAAATGTCACGAGGGTGGCAGAAAATGCTGGCGCTGTAGTGATGCCTATCGGCGGGCTGGCAGCCGAGATCGATGCGATCTCGTTTGCTACTCGGCGTCCGGTCATAGCAATGAACATGGACAGCCGTTCCGCGTGCCGAGCTCGTTTCGGGGTGGCGCACGAGATGGGACATTTCTGTCTGCACATCGGAGTGCAAACCGGTGACAGAGCAACGGAGTCACAGGCCAATCGATTTGCGAGCGCATTTCTGATGCCACGCCGATATTTCATTCAAGAATGCCGTGCGGCTCTAAGAGGCTCTCGGTTGAGCTGGCAGGCGCTCGCCGACATCAAGTTGCGATGGGGCGTGTCCAAGGCAGCTATTCTCTATCGGGGTCGTCAACTTGGGGCTTTCTCGGAAGATCAGTATCGTAGCGGAGTGATCGGACTAACCCGTCGCGGGGAGGCAAAGGCGGAAGTCGAGGATGAGCAGATTCCGATGGAGCGTCCTGAGTTGATTGCAGACAGTATGCAGGTACTTCGTGAAGCTTTTGGCATTTCCTTTGGTTCGCTTGCGAAGGCGATGAGTGTACAGACGCAGCTGTTAATGGACTTGTTAGCGGCTCGTTTTGATCCGGTAGAAATGGCAAAAATGGGCGGTGGAAATGTTGTCTCATTGACGGCTGCTAGAGACGAGCGAAGCCGTGGGGCAATGTTAGATTTAGCTTTCTAA
- a CDS encoding methionine ABC transporter permease: MSPQLIDLLITSLLDTLLMVGVASAIAVVIGIPLGVTLTVTARGNMLENQPVNHVLGAVINATRSVPFVILMVAIIPFTRLVAQTSIGTTAAIVPLSVAAIPFMARIAENAMREVDPGLITAARAMGASPMQIIMKVLLPEALPGLIAATIVTVVSLIGYSAMAGAIGGGGLGDLAIRYGYQRFQSDVMAAVVIVLIVLVQAIQSLGDRFVRRMSHR; this comes from the coding sequence ATGAGTCCGCAACTGATCGATCTGCTTATTACGTCGCTGCTTGACACCCTGCTGATGGTGGGCGTGGCCAGCGCCATCGCGGTGGTCATCGGCATTCCGCTGGGCGTGACGCTGACGGTGACCGCGCGCGGCAACATGCTTGAGAACCAGCCCGTGAACCATGTGCTGGGCGCGGTGATCAACGCCACCCGTTCGGTGCCCTTCGTGATCCTGATGGTCGCGATCATTCCGTTCACGCGACTGGTCGCGCAGACCTCCATCGGCACCACCGCCGCCATCGTGCCCTTGTCGGTCGCGGCGATTCCGTTCATGGCCCGCATCGCGGAGAACGCCATGCGCGAAGTGGATCCCGGATTGATCACCGCGGCGCGCGCCATGGGCGCATCGCCGATGCAGATCATCATGAAGGTACTGCTGCCCGAAGCCTTGCCCGGCCTCATCGCCGCCACCATCGTCACCGTCGTCAGCCTGATCGGCTATTCGGCCATGGCCGGCGCCATCGGCGGCGGCGGACTGGGCGACCTGGCGATCCGCTACGGCTACCAGCGTTTCCAGTCAGACGTCATGGCCGCGGTCGTGATCGTGCTGATCGTATTGGTCCAGGCGATCCAGAGCCTTGGCGACCGCTTCGTGCGGCGCATGTCGCATCGCTGA